The proteins below are encoded in one region of Populus alba chromosome 2, ASM523922v2, whole genome shotgun sequence:
- the LOC118041968 gene encoding probable alpha-amylase 2: MVFNSIGNDQQTDTGAVLRSGREILLQAFNWESHKHDWWRKLEKKVADIAKSGFTTAWLPPPTNSFAPEGYLPQNLYDLNSSYGSEQLLRALLEKMRQYNVRAMADIVINHRVGTTKGHGGMYNRYDGVPLSWDERAVTSCTGGLGNRSTGDNFNGVPNIDHTQHFVRKDITAWLQWLRKNVGFQDFRFDFARGYSPKYVKEYIEGAKPIFSVGEYWDSCNYNGHFLEYNQDSHRQRIVNWIDLTGQLSAAFDFTTKGILQEAVKGQFWRLRDPQGKPPGVMGWWPSRAVTFIDNHDTGSTQAHWPFPSDHIMEGYAYLLTHPGMPTVFYDHFYDWGNSIHEQIVKLIDIRKHQDIHSRSSIKIFEAQPNLYSAIIGEKVCMKIGDGSWCPAGKEWTLATCGHRYAVWQK; encoded by the exons ATGGTTTTCAACAGTATT GGAAACGACCAGCAGACTGATACTG GAGCTGTGCTGCGGAGCGGAAGAGAAATCCTTCTTCAG GCTTTTAACTGGGAGTCACATAAGCATGACTGGTGGAGAAAATTGGAGAAGAAAGTTGCTGATATTGCGAAATCTGGGTTTACCACAGCATGGTTGCCGCCGCCTACTAACTCCTTCGCACCCGAAG GTTATCTTCCCCAGAACCTTTATGACCTCAACTCTTCATATGGTTCCGAGCAACTCTTAAGGGCTTTACTTGAAAAGATGAGGCAGTACAATGTTAGAGCAATGGCTGACATTGTTatcaatcaccgggttggaacaACGAAAGGGCACGGAGGAATGTACAATCGTTATGATGGAGTTCCATTATCGTGGGATGAACGTGCTGTTACATCTTGTACTGGTGGATTG GGTAATCGAAGCACTGGTGACAACTTCAATGGGGTTCCAAATATTGACCACACTCAACATTTTGTTCGGAAAGACATAACTGCATGGCTGCAGTGGTTACGTAAGAATGTTGGCTTTCAGGATTTCCGTTTTGATTTTGCAAGAGG TTATTCTCCAAAATATGTGAAAGAATACATTGAAGGCGCGAAGCCCATATTTTCAGTTGGAGAGTACTGGGATTCTTGCAATTACAATGGCCATTTTTTGGAATACAACCAAG ACAGCCATAGGCAGCGGATAGTCAATTGGATTGATTTAACAGGCCAGCTCTCAGCTGCATTTGACTTCACAACAAAGGGAATTCTTCAG GAAGCTGTAAAGGGGCAATTCTGGCGTCTGCGTGACCCGCAAGGAAAGCCACCAGGTGTAATGGGATGGTGGCCTTCGAGGGCTGTCACATTCATTGACAACCATGACACAGGCTCAACACAG GCTCATTGGCCTTTCCCTTCGGATCATATCATGGAG GGTTATGCTTACTTACTTACACATCCAGGGATGCCGACAGTTTTCTACGATCACTTCTATGACTGGGGTAATTCTATTCATGAGCAGATTGTGAAATTG ATTGACATTCGGAAGCATCAAGATATCCACAGCCGATCATCTATCAAGATTTTTGAGGCCCAGCCAAACCTTTATTCTGCAATTATTGGTGAGAAGGTTTGCATGAAGATTGGGGATGGTTCCTGGTGCCCTGCGGGTAAGGAGTGGACGCTTGCAACCTGTGGCCACCGATACGCCGTGTGGCAAAAATAA